From one Rosa rugosa chromosome 4, drRosRugo1.1, whole genome shotgun sequence genomic stretch:
- the LOC133746421 gene encoding pentatricopeptide repeat-containing protein At1g62670, mitochondrial-like, with translation MAETTKLNLADSAAADALEKPPEDLRKVLAKMRTQEALISSTTKMVEGLLRDGFMNVALEIGAKIQDTNEVPRVVTDTAVIEYYVNAAGDRTKDALRVFKHMSASGVEPNAYTYAIIIKALAAADLKKNPNFVVYAKNYFVEMLDRGMQPNEETYGAVLEGIGRGQNKAEAEEERREFVENVKEKGFVLVLQKETEEMAKPPPLKSEMEMLKEHVMMVFEDATKDCEDENVQARFRQIGQDYESLSKCAFDLFNALVRRGLNEEARELFKPLLETAILPDEAIFTIVIHIYGAGKIMSHALKAYRHMLSYGITPSSCTYNLLIATLSLDPNFLGHAKELFLEMLDKGIKPFCGTFMAVFNGIARVESLEKGKELLEQIKPKGVLPGLDEGRFTEAMKAMKLYDDLEKKTTDKDVQEVIRNIYLNGMEEESRDMFIAMVEDGNVDEAMRTFQSTGQPRINPMIIVHTAVIEAYINGGKTEGALQTFMDMLAAGLAPISYTYSVLIKGLAADPNFFGDAKKYLIEMMDKGMHPNAATYTAVFEGFAREDDKATEEEGKKFLEVMMAKGFVPDSVVVRKVLTGRPTSVISRVMNIILFE, from the coding sequence ATGGCGGAAACCACCAAACTGAACTTGGCTGATTCTGCTGCTGCCGATGCCCTGGAGAAGCCGCCGGAGGACTTGCGAAAAGTCCTCGCCAAGATGCGTACCCAGGAAGCTCTGATCAGCAGCACAACCAAGATGGTGGAGGGTTTGTTAAGAGACGGCTTCATGAACGTGGCCTTGGAGATTGGAGCCAAGATTCAGGACACCAATGAGGTGCCTCGGGTCGTCACCGACACTGCTGTCATCGAGTACTACGTCAATGCCGCAGGGGACAGGACCAAGGATGCTCTCAGAGTGTTCAAGCACATGTCGGCTTCAGGGGTTGAACCAAATGCCTACACATATGCCATCATCATCAAGGCTCTTGCTGCTGCTGACCTTAAGAAGAACCCGAATTTCGTTGTTTATGCCAAGAATTACTTTGTGGAGATGCTGGACAGGGGAATGCAGCCAAATGAGGAGACTTATGGTGCAGTGTTAGAAGGCATTGGCCGCGGTCAGAACAAGGCCGAGGCTGAGGAAGAGCGCAGGGAGTTTGTGGAGAATGTGAAAGAAAAGGGGTTTGTGCTGGTGCTCCAGAAGGAGACAGAGGAGATGGCTAAACCTCCTCCATTGAAGTCCGAGATGGAAATGCTTAAGGAACATGTAATGATGGTGTTCGAGGATGCCACCAAAGATTGTGAAGACGAGAATGTGCAAGCAAGATTCAGACAGATTGGGCAGGACTATGAATCACTGAGCAAATGCGCATTCGACCTTTTTAATGCTTTGGTACGTAGAGGGCTCAACGAGGAAGCCAGAGAGCTATTTAAGCCCCTGTTGGAGACAGCCATACTGCCCGATGAGGCCATCTTCACCATTGTCATCCATATCTATGGCGCTGGCAAGATCATGAGTCATGCTCTGAAGGCGTACCGGCACATGTTATCTTACGGGATCACCCCCAGCTCTTGCACTTACAATTTACTCATCGCAACACTTTCTCTTGATCCCAATTTCCTTGGGCATGCCAAGGAGTTATTTCTCGAAATGTTGGATAAGGGTATCAAGCCCTTTTGCGGAACCTTTATGGCTGTGTTCAATGGTATTGCTCGCGTGGAGTCCTTGGAGAAGGGGAAGGAGTTGCTTGAGCAGATAAAGCCTAAGGGGGTTTTGCCTGGGCTAGACGAAGGCCGTTTCACTGAGGCAATGAAGGCTATGAAGTTGTATGATGATCTCGAGAAGAAGACCACTGACAAAGATGTTCAAGAAGTTATCCGCAATATCTACCTTAATGGCATGGAGGAAGAGTCAAGGGACATGTTCATTGCTATGGTAGAAGATGGCAATGTAGACGAGGCAATGAGGACCTTTCAGTCAACAGGTCAGCCGCGCATCAATCCCATGATCATAGTCCACACTGCTGTTATTGAAGCTTACATCAATGGTGGCAAGACTGAGGGTGCTCTCCAGACCTTCATGGACATGCTAGCAGCTGGACTTGCCCCAATATCCTACACTTACTCTGTTTTGATCAAGGGACTAGCTGCTGACCCCAACTTCTTTGGGGATGCCAAGAAGTATCTGATTGAGATGATGGACAAGGGTATGCATCCAAATGCTGCTACCTACACCGCAGTGTTTGAGGGCTTTGCAAGGGAGGATGACAAGGCAACTGAGGAGGAGGGTAAGAAATTTCTGGAGGTCATGATGGCCAAGGGTTTTGTACCTGACTCTGTGGTTGTGAGGAAGGTGTTAACAGGCAGACCAACATCTGTGATTAGCAGGGTCATGAACATCATCCTTTTCGAGTAG